The Macrobrachium nipponense isolate FS-2020 chromosome 24, ASM1510439v2, whole genome shotgun sequence genome segment ccgttggtatcagctctctctagtggggattttgattggaaggtctaaatggtgaatgtctcgtggtagtgatcccactcgcccctattctcataccgacacttcttttaaagagtgagcgagtcagttttactgacattttcctaattttgtttttctctggtaattttagattaattttacctagaaagaatgatattaaggatcctttcataggccgacacgagctgagcccagaaaaccaaaactatgttattaatcataaattaagatccctttgctcaaagatcgtagcctgggggacagtgtgacgtgtaattcaggcaagacgggggcgtttacttactacacaaccctccctctctctcttcactaactacgctaaaatcgcatatattatgatattctgtaatcatatttgagctaattttcttcgtctttatgttagtgagatgttttccttgtcttttcttcattggcatgatgaaattcttgccgaaacatagaaaaacatatgtaaaagcaagcgaatgtcaaagaaactcgaacgtgtaaactacttgaagtctgtgcttgCACTGAATCATGGCATGGTTGAACTTGATACTTCCCTCTGTGACTCACGGAATCattacagatgccatttctcacaatttcttgtatggatgaatgttttaagcttattgagttatgtttactaattacccttaactacgaaagtaagaggaattttgatgaaatattttgtatacgtattctcgattgccatatgaagcttcatgaattttttcatgactttgcatttttcggcctatacccccatatataagggttccggccggccccctaaGATAGTaatgcagggcccggacagggcccaacaaaagctcttgagcataaccacccacaaagtcagtcagtgagggaatggagaacgaagtgaacctgtcatcatgcaccgaaggattttgggtcttggccacgaactccggaacaaattcgaaggacactgacttccaacctctggtgtgcttcacctcataactcagaccgtggagctctcctacccttttggaagatgccaaagacaaaaggaaaactgtcttaagcGTCAAGTTCCTATCAGATGAGcggcgcaagggctcatatgggctCTTggtcaagctcttaagcaccaaggaaacatcccacgttgggggcttgagctccctaggagaagacgactgctcaaacccctaaCTAGTAGGGAAAGTTCCCATGAAGAGGAGACgtcgatacccttcaggcgtaacaccaaactcagagccgccctgtagcctctaatagcagacacagacaaacgtttctcgtctctgaggaaagttaaaaagtctgctatttgctgaatagaggtcgcaagtggagaaaaaccctgtttacgacaccaatcacagtaaatcgcccatttgccttggtaaactgcagagattgacttcctaagactgctggacatgtgaccagctgacttctgagaaaagcctctctctcggaggagatagttgatagcctccaaccgtgaatagacagggattctactgactggtggaacctttctgcatggggctgacacaggagatgctgccaaggcggaatctccctcggaatctccgacaacaacgatagcagatctggaaaccattccgcctgaggccacagaggggccaccGGAGTccttctgagaccctgtgaacccaacagcctgttcagaacctaactgatcaaacaaaacggagggaaggcatacaccttcaggttgtcccagggatgttggaatgcgtcttctgccaatgccaagggatctgggaccactgaacagaacacttccagcttcctgttgtaacgtgtcgcaaaaaggtccagcataggtctcccccaaatctgtaaaagcctgtccgccaccacttgatgaagggaccactctgtgcctaagatctgatcccagcaactgagtttgtctgcgaccacgttccgtttccctgggatatacctggctgaaagctctaccgaattgctgattgcccactggtgaagctcgacggtcaaggcatgaagctgctgagaaactaggcctccctgtttgttcacgtaggctaccaccgtggtgttgtccgacatgagaacgacagtgaccctctaccatcccctGAAACTCCTTCTGACCCAGGAAAGccaccttcaactccaagacgatgatatgctgctgcttgtcctctaaacccgaacgcctgaagcgatgaggctgcctaagtgcgcgccccaacctgcgagggaggcgtccaagaacagaaggaagtccggagggagagaacgcagagggatgcccttcaatagattctggtcgtccagccaccaacgaaggtcttctctcactttcaaagacagtgggaccataaacatgggagagtcccccgccggagaccagaattcccccagtctccattgcagagaccgaagatggagatgcccatgagggaccagcttctccagggaagatagcactccagaagaacctgccactgatgagctgactgatgtgactttGAGAGGAAGTTGCGTGCCACAgcctgcaacttctccaatctctgatccgacgggaaaactctcgCCAGTGTCGTATCAATGTCAATGACCATGCCCagatagagaatcctttgagtggatacgaggttcgacttttcctggttgactaatatgcccaagtccagacagaaccaaagaagacgatccctgtgttgcagcagcttttccctggaaactcccaagaccaaccaatcgtcgaggtacctcagcaaatggatcccctgatcatgggcccaacttgacacttgaggggctgtggtcaacccgaagcacaagactttgaactcgaagatcttgtccgccagagagaagcgaaggaacttcctggacatgggatgaacagggatttggaagtatgcgtcattcaagtctatcgacagcatgaagttgccttccctcacggctgccaacaccgagcgcggggtctccatcttgaaccctgtcttcctgatgaagcgattcaaggtggataagtcgatcacaggcctccatcctcccgatgccttgggcaccaagaagatgtgactgtaaaaccccggggatggacgcactacttccgctatcgcatccttgtccaggattttctgcacctcctcctgaagagccaagaacttcagagaatctgggggatacgtcttcctgagctgcggcttgtccgacagaggaggagagaagtcgaatggcaacaggtatcccatCCGAAGGACATTTaacacccacttctccgccccgtaacactgccacttggcccaatggccagccaggcacaccccacccgtggcacaggagagggagaggcgcccaacctacTGACAGCCCCCCTTGACCTCTGCTCCTagggcctcttcttggtttaatggaacgagagcaaaaggggcattgatcctgagacttgggcttgacgaacgggaaggccctgccaaactcgaggttctcgatggcctaccaggggaTGATCTCCTTGATtgctgctggaccgggggaggagggggggggccaAACGTCTCCAAGGGTGGGGCTCTGATTTAGACATGGCCTGGTGCACCAGAtagtccttggtgtcagcccgacgtTGGTCTATCTCATTGTCGAGTTCGGTCCGTGGAAACAAAAATTGTGATTCTAACAGGTCaccgttcctcaaggccagcaaagactaGGTATCGAGtgacctctccatcctagacaaagccgcgtccctcctaaccagaagaagattagcccataaattggcaccaaggtgagccaaataagaaaacgccttgcccccggattgcaaaagactggcaagcgaggtggcactcaccaacccatcaggggacctgtcagaagctatcttgacaatcaccacagaccagaggtccagccaagaaaccgtctgcaacatggaggccaccGTACATTCCAAGGCTAAGGCATCTTGCGGAGATAAtgacggagccactgacctcacctgttccaaagtcaaacccggcttcaggcaaatgacatctgggttaaggtggcgtgacaacaCAAATGCAGAGctcatagcatagtacttcctatgtcttgtgagaggtgggggtaggtgtttggtagagcctctagagcgaagtgaaccgtccTGGTCAAAAACaaaggcgttaaccttctgcaagaccgactgaacatgccctgacaacggcagctggagagatgatttggggtcctgagcagctcccaccaaggcttccaagcaagaaggagtgtaagacgactgatcctgagtcctactttccaaattgttgaaaccacgaatgagatcaacaacctacaaaaaggaagacagaaactcctgcgtgtcccCTTCTTCCTGCTCTGGCACCAGCGACCGACaatgagaaggatgtgtaggctcctctaatgtgttttcttcaccaaaattcacagaagggttagtaggCAAAAAGTCTGAAATCTCTACtagcctatctgggctgggtccgAGCGTCAGCCTCTGAGACGGACCCACTGAAAcattaggcacatcacttacctgAACAGGTGACTCCAGATGACCATGAACAGACACAGGCGTGGCGGCCGTACGTACatgagatgggggggaaactcgaGCACTCAAGATTAACGGAGAATCCCTTATGATGGAAGACTTGGAAGCAAgcaaacactccggctgcaccaCCTACGTGCTCACTCACTacctttgacctcttgacaggtgccttcaggtctttacggcgacgaataggccagggagaagaaggagcactaccatcatgtgcacggacaggggaggttgcaacacgctcgcgatgtgcaaggatggggtgggggtgtggggggtggggtgttgcACGTACGAGGTTCGGCagcgaagcaacccctgcagaacacacatcactaacactgcccgaaaccacagcactctcgggaccacgtccgtgctgttcctccctcggcggcgaaggaagggcaaggtcTTTAGCCTTCCAATGCCTAATACGCCCACGAggtgtagagggggaagagggagagggagacagcaccagcttcttatgcgcactcttctcagaaggcggggacgaagcaacgcgtttcctaccagtcctcccaaccgataaggcagccaacttcacatctaaaacagagtccagcctctgaagcaccgcctggcatatgagctcagactgatgtgccagagaaggctccgaagacaaggaagggagatgtttcgaACTGGGCGGTAGAGATGACGTCGCGGCTAAGAGAGGTGGCTCGGAGGCGAATGGAAGAtacgtcatcgatgagagtgacgtcacaagcggtGGTGACGTCACGACGCTcagagggggaaagagacgccactggaatacacaaagatgggccccgtgacgacaacaacggggctgacgccgcaGCATCACTCCGAGACAAGGTGGCGGCAGACACCAGCGGAGCAATAgaagatggccgactgctcccaTCCGTGGAGACGAGGCctggaggggggagggatggcctggctggactgggaaggggggtgcgagcctcctcaaaatgcgctagcaacccccccAAGGacagggtaccccctagcccaagcgtcttttaaatcgccgccattttggatgcctccaactctggaagagaagagaatgatgaaaaaacctcacccttctcgggaaccaaaAAAATCCCgaagaagagggggctacattacaaataacACCCTGGCAACCCCCAGATACTTCCAtcgatgaatcaatggaagaaaaggaaggagaagcaggggcaacgctactatgggggttgactactgcggaagacgaaacatcgggaataggagtaaagccctcccaagaaggaagagtggagactctccaACGTTCCCTCTTacccataaaacttcctccactgctccaaaggccatgcccggcattctgtacaaggattcgtaaccgtacaaaaattggaacgacacctactgcaagtgatgtgAGGGTCCGTCGCTGACGAAGCCAAGAAACGAGAACACAGGAATCCAGGAATTCCGGGGCACCATCACTGATgttgagaaggagcagaagccataatattaggtaaaatcacacacaaacacactaaaggaaCAAAACAGGCAAAAACCGGGacaaaggccaagagaggaaaaaaaccaACTCTCGTCCCAAGGCAGtaaagaaagactggcgtagatgttcggcgttagaccactcttcacccgatctacgcatgcgttgccagataccacaagattccttgctttcatctacttttttaccggatccagctaggcgctagaaatgatcctattgttaagaccgagggtttgttcgcgtatgaacaaggtaataatatataattttgagtTCCAATTgttcattttgtcattttatacTTGTCTTTAGGTGTGTCAGCACCCTTTCCcaacactcaaaaaaaaaagtccagttcAACATCTGCATatctatcttggctccaaagtcaCTCTCTAAGCTGGATatgtagtacaggcagtccccagttattagtgggggttccgttctcagcggggtgctgataagtgaaactTGCTCTCAAccgaaactcagcaatttatggcacttatggcaccAAGTctcagttaatggtgcctctgttaggtatgttatggtgtcTTAATTCTATTATCAGCAGCTTATGCccccataaattgccaattttatggtgctagacaagcgccataaaaccggatcgccattaacctagtctgctgataaccggggactgccagtATTTGGTTTTAACAAGTGTGACTGTCAGTCGGAATATACCTCTTGATTTTGCTCCCCAGAAATTGGTTTTCCTTAATTGACTTGATGATGGTTTTTACCTTAACTATCATAATTTGGGGGTCCCTGGGCTTTAATACTTTATGAATTTGGTGagtgtttcttttactttagtaatTCTCTATTTTGGGTAGCCTTGTCCTGGCTTGTTATTAGTTAGGAGTTAGTCCTTTTTATAACAATTGTACCTTGCTATTCAAATTAAAATGAGCATGGATAGGTTAAAAGTTCTTATTTGTTTTACAGGTAGTCCTCTAATTATGATGGGGATATGTCACAAAGACCCCAGTTCAATTTAATCTTTTGCCATTAACTCTACACCTTCTACATCTGAGAGTTCTTAGATTCTTTCTCTTCAAGTTCTAAAGCTAAACTTTTCCTAAGTGACGTAATCTTTTATTACTTTCCAATACTGCTCCATCCTTATCAAAACCTTTAAATGAGTTCACATACACTTCTAGCAGATATTTCTAAATCCCATTCATGCGCTCTTTTGTTACCTCCTTCCACGCCCTTCCAATGTTTAGAATGGCATCAGAAAACTCAATTAATTCCAGAAAGTTCCAAGCTCTTTGTCCATATTATTTGTAACCTCAAACAGCCTGCACAAATGTGTTCTGAAGATAACACGCCTTGAATGTCACCACTATGCCATGATCCATAGGTTGTATGAGACAAGTTGTGTTTGGTggtagaaaagggattttgacgaaggaaaaatatatttctggggagagacctgtgtcacccggtgaaatggatcctgctatccactttcctgatataaatagtttctaaatatatcagagaaagtttccattggtatgcagaggttactaccctcgggCGAGCACCTgaagggcgtcgtgtataaagttcagggtgtgtggaagccactattcataggtctcctgccatttagagtATTCCTTCTCAAAACCTACATATGGGGTGAGCCGTGCCAACGGCCACACCCACACTGCCTCTGTACTGCCGCTACTAACACCTAAAGCGAGCGCTATCTATCAATCCTTGCTGTGTTAGATACCTTTCCTGGCTTGGATAGGTGTAGGGAAGGGAAGACTTATGATAGGGgtcgggttcaccgggcgacacaggtctctccccaaaAATAGATCTTTCCTTCGTCAAAgtcccttttctgggtcgacctgtgttcgccggtgaaattTTACCAGAGAATACCATCCAAGCCAATGAGTAAAGTAAACTTAAGGGggagaaatgaaaatggaattcatTCAAAAATAAGTTTACTTAATGTAAAAGACTTCCGTAACAATAAACTTAACCTATTAATACTTAATAACTAAGACTTAAGTTATGACTTAGAATTAAATATGCTTAATGGtaatacaaaaatgtttatacagGTACTATGCAAGGAATTTGCTACAAATCTGGATATGTACCATACGGTTTATAAAACACGTCCGTGACcaataaattatgtacaaaaAACGTGGCAGAGTGACGCCGGGGTTCTCCCAATACCGAGGAGAGAGGCATCATGGCGAGtacaagtgaggcaggtagaaaggaggagggggtggggaaaGGAAGGGAGAAGAAGATTGAGAAATGTTATTCTGGGGAGACTAGACTCCCTGCAGCTATAGTTGAATATTTCAGTGCTTCCAAATTCTTTAAATAATGGTGTTTGAAAActactggagatttccaacccgtgtactttttaagatcctcaaagttcatattttggaaataattaattgaagtagCCACTGCCCGAATGTCATGAACCTGTGGAAATGACTCCGGGTAGAGTAtctgctgtctaatacctttgaTAAGAGATTGTACCACCATGTTCCCtaataaagagaggacccgacgaCTTTGTGGAGGTCCTAGCTAAAAAGGACTTAAGAGTtgtaacagggcatagagatgtGTCCTGAGGCAGGGGAATAATTTTACAAGGGGACCACCTGTTTTGGGGGTCTTCATTTTTAGCCAGGAAGCTCCGGTCTGGGGAGAGTAGCACTTctcatgatgggaggaaatctaTGTTGTCTGGGTTACGTGAGAGAGCCgcaagttcagatattctggcacgcCGTTAGAAATAAGGTTTTCCTTAAAAGAGTGATATATGAGCAAGATTCATTAATGGTGTCTGACGCCAGTTTAagtacatcatttaagaaccaagtgACCTTTTGTGGGCGGGCAGTTGGTCTAAGGTGTACACATGCTTTtggaattgaagaaaaatattggtCTGACAAATCTATGTTAAAGCCGacttgaaaaatcttcttcaaggctgattttattgttgtaatagtactggCGGCTAGGCCCTTTTCGAATGAAGATCTATGGGTATCTGAATGTTTTAGGAATTCAGCTAACTTTTTAACAGCCGAATCGTATTGTCTAAGAGTTgaatctcttttgtctgattctatgAACATGACATTACACGGATCAATACTAGCATCCTcttgggccgcaaacttcatgaagtccataaagttagggtttggagaattcttgaggaagctgacacagttcgagtttgtactacctgtgtcagttCCGGGCGAGGGATCCGTCTAGAaggagcggaaaccagttgcttttgggccagttgggagccactagagctacttgtcctgtgaaggAATGTAGCTTGTGCaacaccttcatcagaagattcaccggaaGGAACAGGTGAATCTTCTGCCAGTGGTTCCAATTTATGGCTAATgcgtctgtggcataggctaGAGGGTCCATTGGGAGCCATGTAGCATGGTAGCTTGTGGTGGGACTCTGTTGCGAATAAATCTACTTGCAGGCCAGGGATTTGACTGGAAATCCACTGGAATGAATTcatgtccagggaccattctgactctaGCGGAGTGGTCCTGGAGAGAGCGTCTGCGATCACATTcctgactcctgccagatgagttgctgacaggtgccagtgTTTCTTTGCTGCCAAGGTAAATATTGCTGCTAGTACATGATTCAGTTTGCTTGTTCTGGAGCCCCCTCTGTTTAAGCAATGGATTACCACTAGGCTGTCcgagactatcctcacatggTTGTTTTTGGCCGGAGTTAACTTTTTCAGAGTTACAaaaactgccatggcttccaatacattgatgtggaactggcggaacgtgtttgaccatgttccctgaactttcttgtgctgagagtatccccccaacCACTCAGTGAAGCGTCTGTATGAATCGTCACAGATGGGGAGGGAAGTGCAGTGGCACTGACTTGGTCAAATTCTTGAGTTTCGACCATGGGTGAAGTCTCTCTGCTAGTATGGATGGAATTACTGAGAGTTTGTCTCTGAGATGGTTGTTGGCTCTCCTCTTGCAGACACGACTGATATCTTTCAATCTGGCTTTcagtaggacgtctgttactgacACAAATTGTAGTGAACCGAGGATCCTCTTGGGTACATCGAGAGGCCTTTTTGTTCATAAGAAATCGTTTCATAGCCGTTGCTATCTCCTTGGCCTTCTTGGGTGGAAGGGATAGCTTGTGATTCtccaggtcccattggattcccaaccattggaAGTGGGAAGCTGGTTCCAGCCGCGACTTCTCCTTGTTTATTTGAAATCCTAGAAGCTCTAAGAATTCTATGACTTTGGCAGTTGACCTGCGGCATTCCTCGATtgtggttgcccaaatgagccagtcgtctaggtaggctaccagCATTATTCCTCGGGTCCTGAGTTCatgaactactgtctctcctagttcgGTGAAAATTCTGGGCACGATGTTGAGCTCGAATGGCATGACTTTGAATGAATACGCCTTGTTGCCTAGAcggaagcctaggtatggagagaagttccttgctatcggaacatgatagtaagcgtctgtaagatctatagaggtggtgacggccccacggggaagtaatgtccgcacctgcgagactgttagcatgcggaacttgtcgcaaagaatgtaaGAATTGAGTTTGGACAAGTCTAAAATGACTCTTCTTTTGaatgagtccttctttgggacagtgaacagacgtccttgaaattttaggcTCTTTACTTTCTTTATGGCTTTCTTCTGCAAGAGATCTTTGGTGTACTCTTTCAAGTCCGTTGTTGGAGTCTGGAAGAAGTTCACTGGTG includes the following:
- the LOC135203130 gene encoding uncharacterized protein LOC135203130; amino-acid sequence: MSKPSTSKAQPQQQFVLLQAPQGQQPSTSAALMASPAFNLVYKASGSFRSYNRHAGSIRARGLSWLRSGSRGRGIRGAEAINPQPTSEKYQVGGRLYWFRDHWTFSPWAYSIISKGLGWKWKGGFPPPPVNFFQTPTTDLKEYTKDLLQKKAIKKVKSLKFQGRLFTVPKKDSFKRRVILDLSKLNSYILCDKFRMLTVSQVRTLLPRGAVTTSIDLTDAYYHVPIARNFSPYLGFRLGNKAYSFKVMPFELNIVPRIFTELGETVVHELRTRGIMLVAYLDDWLIWATTIEECRRSTAKVIEFLELLGFQINKEKSRLEPASHFQWLGIQWDLENHKLSLPPKKAKEIATAMKRFLMNKKASRCTQEDPRFTTICVSNRRPTESQIERYQSCLQEESQQPSQRQTLSNSIHTSRETSPMVETQEFDQVSATALPSPSVTIHTDASLSGWGDTLSTRKFREHGQTRSASSTSMYWKPWQFL